From one Leifsonia soli genomic stretch:
- the cls gene encoding cardiolipin synthase gives METGFWVSFSIVLALLIDFVIRVLAIIFVPRNRKPTSATAWLLAIFLIPYIGILFFLLIGSYKLPKSRRQKQDEINRFIIDSTEGIERVRRDHPWPPWLEGVVELNRNLGAMPLVGGNRATLNGDYQGSLDAMAEEIGKAKRYVHVEFYILTLDKTTAPFFDALEAAVQRGVTVRVLLDHIASLRTPDYKRTLKRLTAMGARWQLMLPVQPLKRKYQRPDLRNHRKLLVVDGRVAFMGSQNVIDRSYNKKSNIRRGLKWKELIVRLEGPIVAGLNAIFITDWYSETDELLRRETEPITDEIDANELDAQVVPSGPGFAGENNLRLFLALLYYAQERIVITSPYFVPDESMLMAITSAVQRGIRVDLFVSEIGDQALVYHAQRSYYEALLRAGVRIWMYKAPYILHAKHFTIDDDVAVIGSSNMDMRSFQLNMEVSLMVRGRSFVDEMRKVEDGYRQDSRELTLDEWMKQPLRSTVLDNLARLTSALQ, from the coding sequence ATGGAGACGGGGTTCTGGGTCTCGTTCTCCATCGTCCTGGCACTTCTCATCGACTTCGTCATCCGCGTTCTCGCGATCATCTTCGTGCCGCGGAACCGCAAGCCCACCTCGGCCACCGCCTGGCTGCTCGCGATCTTCCTGATCCCGTACATCGGCATCCTGTTCTTCCTCCTGATCGGCAGCTACAAGCTCCCGAAGAGCCGACGGCAGAAGCAGGACGAGATCAACCGCTTCATCATCGACAGCACGGAGGGCATCGAGCGCGTCCGCCGCGATCATCCGTGGCCCCCGTGGCTCGAGGGCGTGGTCGAGCTGAATCGCAACCTCGGGGCGATGCCGCTCGTCGGCGGTAACCGGGCGACCCTCAACGGCGACTACCAGGGCTCGCTCGACGCGATGGCCGAGGAGATCGGCAAGGCGAAGCGATACGTCCACGTCGAGTTCTACATCCTGACGCTCGACAAGACGACGGCCCCGTTCTTCGATGCTCTGGAGGCCGCCGTCCAGCGCGGGGTGACCGTTCGCGTGCTCCTCGACCACATCGCGTCGCTCCGGACGCCGGACTACAAGCGCACCCTCAAGCGGCTCACCGCCATGGGAGCGCGATGGCAGCTGATGCTGCCCGTCCAGCCGCTCAAACGGAAGTACCAGCGGCCCGATCTCCGCAACCACCGCAAGCTGCTCGTGGTCGACGGCCGCGTGGCGTTCATGGGGTCGCAGAACGTCATCGACCGCAGCTACAACAAGAAGTCGAACATCAGGCGCGGGCTGAAGTGGAAGGAGCTCATCGTCCGTCTCGAGGGGCCCATCGTCGCCGGTCTGAACGCCATCTTCATCACCGACTGGTACAGCGAGACCGATGAGCTCCTCCGCCGTGAGACCGAGCCCATCACCGACGAGATCGACGCCAACGAGCTCGACGCCCAGGTCGTGCCCTCCGGGCCCGGGTTCGCCGGCGAGAACAACCTCCGACTCTTCCTCGCCCTGCTGTACTACGCGCAGGAGCGCATCGTGATCACCTCTCCGTACTTCGTGCCGGACGAGTCGATGCTGATGGCGATCACCTCGGCGGTGCAGCGTGGCATCCGTGTCGACCTGTTCGTCTCCGAGATCGGCGACCAGGCGCTCGTCTATCACGCCCAGCGGTCGTACTACGAGGCGCTGCTGCGGGCCGGAGTCCGGATCTGGATGTACAAAGCCCCCTACATCCTGCATGCGAAGCACTTCACCATCGACGACGACGTCGCCGTCATCGGTTCGAGCAACATGGACATGCGCTCCTTCCAGCTGAACATGGAGGTCTCCCTGATGGTGCGAGGGCGTTCGTTCGTGGACGAGATGCGCAAGGTCGAGGACGGCTATCGCCAAGACAGCCGCGAACTCACCCTGGACGAGTGGATGAAGCAGCCGCTCCGTTCCACCGTTCTGGACAACCTGGCCAGGCTGACCTCCGCGCTGCAGTGA
- the lysS gene encoding lysine--tRNA ligase: MTDAQTTAADLGDDQLSEAEISEQKAVRLGKRDRLLAEAEGPGGGAYPVHVPVTTTIPAVRAKWDHLQPDEGSGEIVGIAGRVVHLRNTGKLCFAVLQAGDGSRIQVMVSLAEVGEESLSAWKELVDLGDHVFVSGEVVSSRRGELSVMAREWRIAAKALLPLPNLHSELSEETRVRARYLDLIARDQARKTVLDRAAAVASLRRTFGERGFVEVETPMLQVMHGGASARPFVTHSNAFDTELYLRIAPELYLKRAVVGGIDHVFEINRNFRNEGADSTHSPEFAMLEAYQAYGDYNSIADLTQTLIQDAAVAVSGSHVVTWADGTEYDLGGQWDRIRMYDSLSDAIGEEITPETPIERLRELAALAGIEIEHPLPGKYVEELWEHYVKTDLVRPTFVMDFPVDTSPLVRAHRSRDGVVEKWDLYTRGFELATGYSELVDPVVQRERFVEQAKLAAAGDNEAMRLDEEFLRALEFGMPPTGGMGMGIDRLLMALTGLGIRETILFPLVK; the protein is encoded by the coding sequence ATGACCGACGCGCAGACCACCGCGGCCGACCTCGGCGACGACCAGCTCAGCGAGGCCGAGATCAGCGAGCAGAAGGCGGTCCGGCTCGGCAAGCGCGACCGTCTGCTCGCCGAGGCGGAGGGCCCCGGCGGTGGCGCCTACCCGGTGCACGTTCCGGTCACCACGACCATCCCGGCCGTGCGCGCGAAGTGGGATCATCTGCAGCCGGACGAGGGCTCTGGCGAGATCGTCGGCATCGCCGGGCGTGTGGTGCACCTGCGCAACACCGGAAAGCTGTGCTTCGCGGTGCTGCAGGCCGGCGACGGCTCGCGCATCCAGGTCATGGTGTCCCTCGCCGAGGTGGGCGAGGAGTCGCTGAGCGCGTGGAAGGAGCTCGTCGATCTGGGCGACCACGTGTTCGTATCGGGCGAGGTCGTCTCCAGCCGCCGCGGCGAGCTCTCCGTCATGGCGCGGGAGTGGCGGATCGCCGCCAAGGCCCTCCTGCCGCTGCCGAACCTGCACAGCGAGCTGAGCGAGGAGACCCGCGTCCGCGCCCGCTACCTCGATCTGATCGCGCGCGATCAGGCCCGCAAGACCGTCCTCGACCGTGCGGCCGCGGTGGCGAGCCTCCGTCGCACGTTCGGCGAGCGCGGATTCGTCGAGGTCGAGACGCCGATGCTGCAGGTGATGCACGGTGGTGCCTCCGCTCGGCCGTTCGTGACCCACTCCAACGCCTTCGACACGGAGCTGTACCTGCGCATCGCGCCGGAGCTCTATCTGAAGCGCGCCGTCGTCGGCGGCATCGACCACGTGTTCGAGATCAACCGCAACTTCCGCAACGAGGGCGCCGACTCCACGCACTCGCCGGAGTTCGCCATGCTGGAGGCCTACCAGGCGTACGGCGACTACAACTCCATCGCCGACCTCACCCAGACGCTCATCCAGGATGCCGCCGTCGCGGTCTCCGGATCGCACGTGGTGACGTGGGCAGACGGCACGGAGTACGACCTCGGCGGCCAGTGGGACCGCATCCGCATGTACGACAGCCTCTCGGACGCCATCGGTGAGGAGATCACCCCGGAGACCCCGATCGAGCGCCTGCGCGAGCTCGCGGCCCTCGCCGGCATCGAGATCGAGCACCCGTTGCCCGGCAAGTACGTCGAGGAGCTGTGGGAGCACTACGTCAAGACCGACCTGGTGCGCCCGACCTTCGTCATGGACTTCCCCGTCGACACCAGCCCGCTGGTGCGCGCGCATCGTTCGCGCGATGGCGTCGTCGAGAAGTGGGACCTGTACACGCGGGGCTTCGAACTGGCGACCGGCTACTCGGAGCTCGTCGACCCGGTCGTGCAGCGGGAGCGTTTCGTCGAGCAGGCGAAGCTGGCGGCCGCGGGCGACAACGAGGCGATGCGTCTCGATGAGGAGTTCCTGCGCGCCCTCGAGTTCGGTATGCCGCCGACGGGAGGCATGGGCATGGGAATCGACCGCCTGCTCATGGCGCTGACCGGCCTCGGCATCCGCGAGACGATCCTCTTCCCACTGGTGAAGTAG
- the panC gene encoding pantoate--beta-alanine ligase: MRMPEIITTIAELRARVADARRVAHQDGPSDAPTGRVVLVPTMGALHEGHLRLVSQARDLGGFVVVSIFVNPLQFGPGEDLERYPRTLDADVTALEGLADVVFAPSASEMYPSGPSETRVIAGESGLLFEGASRPGHFDGVLTVVSKLFNIVQPDVAVFGQKDAQQVHVIGRMVDDLNLPVSIAVVDTVRESDGLALSSRNRYLDDDQRLAAVTLSRALGAGAERAGDGVEASLRAARAHVEADPAVKLDYLAIVDPDTFREASPDHHGPALMLIAARVGTTRLIDNQRLTT; the protein is encoded by the coding sequence ATGCGCATGCCAGAGATCATCACCACCATCGCCGAGCTGCGGGCCCGGGTCGCGGATGCGCGCCGTGTCGCGCACCAGGACGGCCCGTCCGACGCGCCCACCGGTCGCGTCGTGCTCGTGCCGACCATGGGTGCGCTGCACGAGGGGCACTTGCGGCTGGTGTCGCAGGCCCGTGACCTCGGGGGCTTCGTCGTGGTGTCGATCTTCGTGAACCCGTTGCAGTTCGGCCCGGGCGAGGACTTGGAACGCTACCCGCGCACGCTCGATGCGGACGTCACCGCCCTGGAGGGCCTCGCCGATGTCGTGTTCGCGCCGTCCGCGTCCGAGATGTATCCGAGCGGTCCCTCGGAGACGCGGGTGATCGCGGGGGAGTCGGGACTCCTGTTCGAGGGTGCATCCCGCCCCGGGCACTTCGATGGGGTGCTGACGGTCGTCAGCAAGCTCTTCAACATCGTCCAGCCCGACGTCGCCGTGTTCGGTCAGAAGGATGCGCAGCAGGTGCACGTCATCGGCCGCATGGTCGACGACCTCAACCTCCCGGTCTCGATCGCGGTCGTCGACACCGTGCGCGAGTCGGACGGTCTCGCGCTCTCCAGCCGCAACCGGTACCTGGATGACGACCAGCGGCTCGCCGCCGTGACCCTGTCCCGCGCTCTCGGCGCCGGGGCGGAACGAGCGGGGGACGGAGTGGAGGCGTCCCTCCGCGCCGCCCGCGCGCACGTGGAGGCGGACCCAGCCGTTAAGCTTGACTATCTCGCGATCGTCGACCCGGATACCTTCCGCGAAGCGTCGCCTGACCACCACGGTCCCGCCCTGATGCTGATCGCCGCTCGCGTCGGAACGACCCGGCTGATCGACAACCAGCGCCTCACGACGTGA
- a CDS encoding Rossmann-like and DUF2520 domain-containing protein yields the protein MLPSARPPSQRSGRLGVGIVGAGRVGPVLGLALAGAGHAIVGVSAVSEQSRERAEAMLPGVPVLDIPTVVERSELVILAVPAAELPSLVAGLAATGTWQPGQIVMHTAPGFGIEVLQPAAAAGAIPLAIHPALEFTGTSLDLARLGESYFAVTAPAPVLPIAQALVVEMGGEPVVVDEGDRPAYAEAIATATAFSRSIVEQSTGLLKSIGVDKPGSFLSSLIRSAVDNALTRAGAPTRLDLDVIGALNDDASVGPLPGSSGGSGGARDRTAEGDPDDDGRGWFLRGE from the coding sequence ATGCTGCCATCCGCCCGTCCGCCTTCGCAGCGTTCCGGCCGGCTCGGCGTGGGGATCGTCGGCGCCGGACGCGTCGGCCCCGTGCTCGGCCTCGCGCTCGCGGGCGCCGGCCACGCGATCGTCGGGGTGTCCGCGGTCTCCGAGCAGAGCCGGGAACGCGCAGAGGCGATGCTCCCCGGCGTTCCGGTGCTCGACATCCCGACCGTGGTGGAACGCAGTGAGCTGGTGATCCTCGCGGTCCCCGCTGCGGAGCTCCCGAGCCTGGTCGCCGGTCTCGCCGCGACCGGCACGTGGCAGCCCGGGCAGATCGTGATGCATACCGCGCCGGGCTTCGGGATCGAGGTGCTGCAGCCCGCGGCGGCCGCCGGCGCCATCCCGCTCGCCATCCACCCGGCCCTCGAGTTCACCGGGACGAGCCTCGACCTCGCCCGCCTCGGCGAGAGCTACTTCGCGGTGACCGCCCCCGCGCCGGTGCTGCCGATCGCGCAGGCCCTGGTGGTCGAGATGGGCGGCGAGCCGGTGGTGGTGGACGAGGGCGATCGGCCCGCCTACGCCGAGGCGATCGCGACGGCGACGGCCTTTTCGCGGTCCATCGTCGAGCAGTCGACGGGGCTGCTGAAGAGCATCGGCGTCGACAAGCCCGGCTCCTTCCTCAGTTCGCTCATCCGCTCGGCGGTGGACAACGCGCTGACCCGCGCGGGAGCGCCGACCCGGCTGGACCTCGATGTGATCGGTGCGCTGAACGACGATGCCTCGGTCGGACCGCTTCCCGGCTCGTCGGGCGGCTCGGGCGGTGCTCGCGACCGCACCGCCGAGGGCGATCCCGACGACGACGGGCGCGGGTGGTTCCTGCGCGGCGAGTAG
- a CDS encoding PH domain-containing protein, with protein MSAPDGGAPTGPPLGPPLTRAERAAERYTDGEWHRLHPATPLLRGGIVFIALFGFVLSNLRERLIGFFVGAPDYGGDPLDAIYNHGWEGWALLGVAVVLLLCFGAFYLSWRMHSFRITGDAVEVRSGILFRTQRKARLDRIQGINVVRPVLARIFGAAKLDVSVAGHDANVQLAYLGSSLADGLRADVLRLASGVRAAEAAEAAAAAAGAAAADGAGATAEAVGGENVPGAGPSRVAAVGDLVGRRVNEFLAPELDPNAAPPESVVKIPPLRLLGSLLLSGFTVFVLVVVAFLIWGASSGELWLLIVVLPGLIGSASFYINRFTKSLRYSIAGTPDGVRVGFGLLSTSNETLPPGRIHAVEVLQPLLWRPFGWWQIRIDTAGHSREKGAAGQPNTTMLPVGDAVDVFRVLALALPGFATDEHRELIESGMSSAGRDAYVGSPRRAAWIRPLSWQRTGFRVVDDAILLRRGFVWRSLAIVPLARLQSLELQQGPLDAALALAEARFHTVSGPVRPRLAAIDAPTGVRLFEEVSARAVAAAAADRSHRWGQAAPDGGSRADAGPRVDAARRVDAAPRVDAAPRVDAAPRVDAVPRVDAAPRVDVAPPIEKEH; from the coding sequence GTGAGCGCCCCGGATGGCGGCGCGCCGACGGGTCCGCCCCTCGGCCCGCCCCTCACGCGTGCGGAGCGGGCCGCCGAGCGGTACACCGACGGCGAGTGGCATCGGCTGCATCCTGCGACCCCGCTGCTCCGCGGCGGCATCGTGTTCATCGCCCTGTTCGGGTTCGTACTCTCGAACCTGCGCGAACGCCTGATCGGCTTCTTCGTCGGCGCCCCCGACTACGGCGGCGACCCGCTGGACGCGATCTACAACCACGGCTGGGAGGGCTGGGCGCTGCTCGGGGTGGCGGTCGTGCTGCTGCTCTGCTTCGGCGCCTTCTATCTGTCGTGGAGGATGCACAGCTTCCGGATCACCGGCGACGCGGTCGAGGTGCGCAGCGGCATCCTGTTCCGCACCCAGCGCAAGGCGCGGCTGGACCGCATCCAGGGCATCAACGTCGTGCGCCCGGTGCTCGCCCGGATCTTCGGGGCGGCCAAGCTGGATGTGTCGGTCGCCGGCCATGACGCGAACGTGCAGCTGGCGTACCTGGGGTCGTCGCTGGCGGACGGCCTGCGTGCGGACGTCCTGCGGCTGGCGTCGGGAGTGCGTGCCGCGGAGGCCGCGGAGGCCGCCGCGGCGGCTGCTGGTGCGGCGGCAGCGGACGGTGCGGGGGCGACTGCGGAGGCCGTCGGTGGCGAGAACGTACCCGGTGCGGGGCCGTCGCGCGTCGCCGCGGTGGGGGATCTCGTCGGGCGCCGCGTGAACGAGTTCCTGGCGCCCGAGCTCGACCCGAACGCGGCGCCACCGGAGTCGGTCGTGAAGATCCCGCCGCTCCGGCTGCTGGGGTCCCTGCTCTTGAGCGGATTCACGGTCTTCGTGCTCGTCGTCGTCGCGTTCCTGATCTGGGGAGCGTCGAGCGGCGAGCTGTGGCTCCTCATCGTCGTGCTGCCCGGGCTGATCGGTTCGGCCAGTTTCTACATCAACCGGTTCACCAAGTCGCTGCGGTACTCGATCGCCGGGACGCCGGACGGCGTGCGCGTCGGCTTCGGCCTGCTGAGCACGAGCAACGAGACCCTGCCGCCCGGCCGCATCCACGCCGTCGAAGTGCTGCAGCCGCTGCTGTGGCGCCCGTTCGGCTGGTGGCAGATCCGGATCGACACGGCGGGCCATTCCCGCGAGAAGGGGGCGGCCGGGCAGCCGAACACGACGATGCTGCCGGTGGGCGACGCGGTCGACGTCTTCCGCGTCCTGGCGCTGGCGCTGCCCGGCTTCGCCACCGACGAGCACCGGGAGCTGATCGAGTCGGGGATGTCGTCGGCCGGCCGCGACGCCTACGTCGGGAGTCCCCGCCGGGCGGCGTGGATCCGTCCGCTCTCGTGGCAGCGCACCGGCTTCCGCGTGGTGGACGATGCGATCCTGTTGCGCCGCGGTTTCGTCTGGCGGAGTCTCGCGATCGTGCCGCTCGCGCGCCTGCAGAGCCTGGAGCTGCAGCAGGGACCGCTGGATGCGGCGCTCGCGCTCGCCGAGGCCCGTTTCCACACCGTGTCCGGCCCGGTCCGGCCGCGCCTGGCGGCGATCGACGCACCGACCGGCGTCCGGCTGTTCGAGGAGGTGTCGGCCCGCGCCGTCGCCGCGGCCGCCGCCGACCGGAGCCACCGCTGGGGGCAGGCTGCGCCCGACGGCGGCTCCCGTGCCGACGCAGGGCCGCGTGTCGATGCCGCGCGGCGTGTCGATGCAGCACCGCGTGTCGATGCCGCGCCGCGTGTCGATGCCGCGCCGCGTGTCGATGCCGTGCCGCGTGTCGATGCTGCGCCGCGTGTCGACGTTGCACCTCCGATCGAGAAGGAGCACTGA
- a CDS encoding PH domain-containing protein — protein sequence MPDRIDLSVGDWRRVSPKYVLVVIASTVITGLVLAAASLFLWLVGGWPFGWLALVVVVVISVIALIIAPRRARSIGYRLRDDDLLFRRGIMFQRFVSVPYGRMQLIDINRGPVSRMLGLADLKFVTAAASTGVMVPGLPEPEAAELRDRLVELAESRRAGL from the coding sequence ATGCCCGATCGGATTGACCTGAGCGTCGGCGACTGGCGCCGCGTCTCACCCAAGTACGTCCTCGTCGTCATCGCGAGCACCGTGATCACCGGCCTAGTGCTGGCGGCGGCCTCGCTGTTCCTGTGGCTGGTCGGCGGCTGGCCGTTCGGCTGGCTGGCGCTCGTCGTCGTTGTCGTCATCTCGGTGATCGCCCTCATCATCGCCCCGCGGCGCGCCCGCTCGATCGGCTACCGGCTGCGTGACGACGACCTGCTGTTCCGCCGAGGCATCATGTTCCAGCGTTTCGTGTCGGTGCCGTACGGGCGCATGCAGCTGATCGACATCAACCGCGGACCGGTCAGCCGGATGCTCGGACTGGCCGACCTCAAGTTCGTGACGGCCGCAGCCTCCACCGGGGTGATGGTCCCCGGCCTCCCGGAGCCGGAAGCCGCCGAGCTTCGCGACCGGCTCGTCGAGCTGGCAGAGAGCAGACGGGCGGGGCTGTGA
- a CDS encoding DUF3180 domain-containing protein, whose protein sequence is MKRTRPSSLIGLGVAGLVIGFLAELTAAGMGQPIFIPPLTLPITLVAVAIIVIAFALPIRRAVRGRSVRRIDPFQATRIVVLAKACGLSGALLTGIGVGLGAYLLSRDVLPGGNAILLTALATAGAVILLVAGLVAELFCTLPPGDDDDRTETVNARSD, encoded by the coding sequence GTGAAGCGCACCCGTCCGAGCTCGCTCATCGGCCTCGGCGTCGCCGGGCTCGTCATCGGCTTCCTGGCCGAGCTGACCGCCGCGGGGATGGGACAGCCGATCTTCATCCCGCCGCTGACGCTGCCGATCACGCTGGTCGCGGTGGCGATCATCGTCATCGCGTTCGCGCTGCCGATCCGCCGTGCCGTCCGCGGCAGGAGCGTGCGCCGCATCGACCCGTTCCAGGCGACCAGGATCGTGGTGCTCGCCAAGGCGTGCGGCCTGAGCGGCGCCCTGCTCACGGGCATCGGCGTCGGGCTCGGCGCGTACCTGCTCAGCCGGGACGTCCTGCCCGGCGGGAACGCCATCCTGCTGACCGCCCTCGCGACCGCCGGAGCGGTGATCCTGCTCGTCGCCGGGCTCGTGGCCGAGCTGTTCTGCACCCTGCCCCCGGGCGACGACGACGACCGCACGGAGACCGTGAATGCCCGATCGGATTGA
- the folK gene encoding 2-amino-4-hydroxy-6-hydroxymethyldihydropteridine diphosphokinase codes for MNAAPLGKPVRMRVGVPAVLAFGSNLGDRAGTIQAAVDALREEAGVDVRAVSRLYETPALKPDGIDVEAPAYLNAVALVRTLLEPLALLDAVNRVEDRLGRVREEHWGDRTIDIDIVDYDGIVSDDDPRIVLPHPRAHERAFVLVPWLDVDPDARLAGFGPVADLAARATDPVRVWEARS; via the coding sequence GTGAACGCCGCGCCGCTGGGGAAGCCGGTCCGCATGCGGGTCGGCGTTCCCGCCGTGCTCGCGTTCGGGAGCAACCTCGGCGACCGTGCCGGCACCATCCAGGCCGCTGTCGACGCGCTCCGGGAGGAGGCCGGCGTCGACGTGCGTGCCGTCTCGCGCCTGTACGAGACGCCCGCGCTGAAGCCGGACGGCATCGATGTCGAGGCGCCCGCGTACCTCAACGCCGTCGCGCTCGTCCGCACCCTGCTCGAACCGCTCGCGCTGCTGGACGCCGTCAACCGCGTCGAGGACCGGCTGGGCCGCGTCCGCGAGGAGCACTGGGGCGACCGCACCATCGACATCGACATCGTCGACTACGACGGGATCGTGTCCGACGACGACCCGCGCATCGTGCTGCCGCATCCGCGTGCCCACGAGCGGGCCTTCGTCCTCGTGCCCTGGCTCGACGTCGACCCGGACGCCCGGCTCGCCGGCTTCGGGCCGGTCGCGGACCTCGCCGCCCGCGCCACCGACCCGGTCCGTGTCTGGGAGGCCCGCTCGTGA
- the folB gene encoding dihydroneopterin aldolase, which yields MSSLQARPADSIILTGLRVHANHGVFDFERAEGQEFVVDVTAWLDLSVASAGDDLAATVHYGELAEEVVAAVERDPVDLIETVAERVAETVLAHEPVDAVEVTVHKPQAPISVPFGDVAVRITRGRA from the coding sequence ATGAGTAGCCTCCAGGCTCGGCCCGCCGACTCGATCATCCTGACCGGTCTGCGCGTCCACGCCAACCACGGTGTGTTCGACTTCGAACGCGCCGAGGGGCAGGAGTTCGTCGTCGATGTCACGGCGTGGCTCGACCTCTCGGTCGCGTCCGCCGGTGACGATCTCGCCGCGACCGTGCACTACGGCGAGCTGGCCGAGGAGGTCGTCGCGGCCGTGGAGCGCGACCCGGTCGACCTGATCGAGACAGTCGCCGAGCGCGTTGCCGAGACGGTGCTCGCCCATGAGCCGGTGGATGCCGTCGAGGTGACCGTCCACAAGCCGCAGGCGCCGATCAGCGTCCCGTTCGGGGATGTCGCCGTCCGCATCACCCGGGGGCGCGCGTGA
- the folP gene encoding dihydropteroate synthase gives MTLIMGVLNVTPDSFSDGGLWLEPDAAIAHGLDLVAQGADLVDVGGESTRPGAASVDPVDEQARVVPVIRELASRGVTVSVDTLNASTARAAVEAGAAIINDVSGGLADERMPEVLLETGAQYVAMHWRGRLDAADSRAVYQHTVAEVRAELSARVTDLVRRGVDPAKLILDPGLGFSKNARHNWQVLAGLHEIETLGYPVLIGASRKRFLGALLPEGAPAEARDAPTAVISALAAQAGAWAVRVHDIPSTRIALDVVRAWQAGRDE, from the coding sequence GTGACCCTCATCATGGGCGTCCTCAACGTGACGCCGGACTCGTTCAGCGACGGCGGGCTCTGGCTGGAGCCGGACGCCGCCATCGCGCACGGCCTCGACCTCGTCGCGCAGGGCGCCGACCTGGTCGACGTCGGCGGCGAGTCCACCCGGCCGGGAGCCGCGAGCGTCGACCCGGTCGACGAGCAGGCGCGGGTCGTCCCGGTGATCCGCGAGCTGGCCTCCCGCGGGGTGACCGTCAGCGTCGACACGCTCAACGCGTCCACCGCGCGGGCCGCCGTCGAGGCGGGCGCGGCGATCATCAACGACGTCTCCGGAGGGCTCGCCGACGAGCGGATGCCGGAGGTGCTCCTCGAGACCGGCGCGCAGTACGTCGCGATGCACTGGCGCGGACGCCTCGACGCGGCCGACTCGCGGGCGGTCTATCAGCACACGGTGGCCGAGGTCCGCGCCGAGCTGTCGGCACGCGTCACCGACCTCGTGCGGCGCGGCGTCGACCCTGCCAAACTCATCCTCGACCCCGGGCTCGGCTTCTCGAAGAACGCGCGTCACAACTGGCAGGTGCTCGCCGGGCTGCACGAGATCGAGACGCTCGGGTACCCGGTGCTGATCGGCGCCTCCCGCAAGCGGTTCCTGGGGGCGCTGCTGCCCGAGGGTGCGCCCGCCGAGGCGCGGGATGCCCCGACGGCCGTGATCTCGGCGCTGGCCGCGCAGGCGGGAGCGTGGGCCGTCCGGGTCCACGACATTCCGTCGACCCGGATCGCCCTCGACGTCGTGCGGGCATGGCAAGCTGGACGCGATGAGTAG
- the folE gene encoding GTP cyclohydrolase I, with translation MSGIDRPRIEAAVAEILAAIGEDPARPGLESTPSRVADSYAEFFAGIGRDAAADLGQPVPLEEGRQAETVLLRDIEFRSVCEHHLLPFVGVAHVAYLPGDTVIGLGRIPRAIDTLASRPQIQERLTEQIADTIEQGAAARGVLVVLDAAHSCVTTRGPRQTGSTTVTVAARGAYTDPVVRAELIALIGRGVK, from the coding sequence ATGAGCGGAATCGATCGTCCGCGCATCGAAGCGGCCGTCGCCGAGATCCTCGCCGCCATCGGCGAGGATCCGGCGCGTCCGGGCCTGGAGAGCACGCCCTCGCGCGTGGCCGACTCCTACGCCGAATTCTTCGCCGGGATCGGGCGGGATGCCGCAGCCGACCTCGGGCAGCCGGTTCCGCTCGAGGAGGGCCGCCAGGCCGAGACGGTATTGCTGCGCGACATCGAGTTCCGTTCCGTGTGCGAGCACCATCTGCTTCCGTTCGTCGGCGTCGCGCACGTCGCGTACCTGCCGGGGGACACCGTGATCGGGCTCGGCCGCATCCCGCGTGCCATCGACACCCTGGCGTCGCGCCCGCAGATCCAGGAGCGACTGACCGAGCAGATTGCGGACACCATCGAGCAGGGTGCCGCCGCGCGCGGCGTGCTCGTCGTCCTCGACGCCGCGCACTCCTGCGTCACCACCCGCGGCCCCCGGCAGACCGGCAGCACGACGGTGACCGTCGCCGCTCGCGGGGCGTACACCGACCCCGTGGTCCGGGCCGAGCTCATCGCGTTGATCGGGCGCGGCGTCAAGTGA